A single window of Mycosarcoma maydis chromosome 1, whole genome shotgun sequence DNA harbors:
- a CDS encoding uncharacterized protein (related to amidase (acetamidase)), whose translation MLSLLGKSATQRAIENHLAQRDIALGFALPDETPSSKTLVVQDSESPYNGLNVALAENDLEILSCDIAGITSGIRAGRWTSTQVLCAYVRATRRAQIRTNCLTEVFIDKALQRAVELDTHFAKTGELVGPLHGVPISLKDMFNYSGVKTTIGFSEWIAKPPEPVTASVASICNHLGALLYVKTNIPQTFMTFESTNPVFGRTINPYSPDHTSGGSSGGESAIIACDGSAAGLGTDIAGSLRIPSHHAGIYTIKPSPGRWSYTGMCDYGKGFESIQAVAGPMCRSAADVETLFVEVARQHVPKWLRNKRDKNDPAVLKEAVENDEAMARFRISDSSTVVLNEAWLNPLGMSEARGTPLRIGFVVGDGIHRTTPACYRAILECVAALRAKYSGQQIELIEINPSQLQTLEVMRIFLRLFTADGFRNLEAYLGPDKLIAQVQMPVRLSRIPQWLRGVIVFFIRYIIRDRIYAELAGSARRLTAAEHADVLERRERFVDRWNHTMWEDLALDAFIAPTQACPAVPHGGASHNSAMAGFTVLYNIVKAPVAVLPVLRVDVSHDSHQEKHYEHASPEQRAAFTKWAHDKRWKETSKVCNFLLYKTAYDAQKMHGLPVGVQVVTRPYHDEKAIGIMRLIDEALPSPEKRGGEWKNKIDPQGNRIPQEAAKSAVGFGPGTLTKALFQ comes from the coding sequence atgttgagcttgttgggAAAGTCAGCGACACAACGGGCCATCGAGAACCATCTCGCTCAGCGAGACATCGCTCTTGGCTTCGCTTTACCTGACGAAACTccgagcagcaagacgctcgTCGTGCAAGATAGCGAGAGCCCGTACAATGGATTGAATGTGGCTCTCGCCGAGAACGATCTCGAGATCCTCTCGTGTGACATTGCTGGCATCACCTCTGGCATCAGAGCCGGCCGCTGGACTTCGACGCAAGTTCTCTGCGCCTACGTGCGTGCTACTCGTCGAGCACAGATTCGAACCAATTGCCTGACCGAGGTGTTCATCGACAAGGCGCTTCAGCGTgcagtcgagctcgatACGCACTTCGCCAAGACGGGCGAGCTGGTCGGCCCGCTACATGGTGTGCCCATCTCGCTGAAGGACATGTTCAACTACTCTGGCGTCAAGACGACGATCGGCTTTTCAGAATGGATCGCAAAACCGCCGGAGCCCGTTACAGCCTCCGTTGCCTCGATCTGCAACCATCTCGGTGCGCTTCTATACGTCAAGACCAACATCCCCCAAACGTTCATGACCTTCGAGAGCACCAACCCGGTGTTTGGAAGAACGATCAACCCCTACTCTCCCGATCATACCTCAGGTGGAAGCTCCGGCGGCGAGAGTGCCATCATCGCCTGCGATGGATCAGCTGCCGGTCTGGGTACAGACATTGCAGGAAGTTTGAGAATTCCATCGCATCACGCGGGTATCTATACGATCAAGCCAAGTCCCGGAAGATGGTCGTACACTGGAATGTGCGATTACGGCAAAGGATTCGAGAGCATCCAGGCTGTAGCCGGTCCCATGTGCAGAAGTGCAGCTGATGTTGAGACGCTGTTCGTTGAAGTGGCGAGACAACACGTACCCAAATGGCTGCGCAACAAGAGGGACAAGAACGACCCTGCTGTGCTCAAAGAAGCGGTGGAGAATGACGAGGCTATGGCGCGCTTCCGCATTTCTGACTCATCGACTGTGGTGCTCAACGAAGCGTGGCTCAACCCGCTCGGCATGTCGGAAGCTCGTGGCACGCCACTTCGCATCGGTTTCGTTGTCGGCGATGGTATCCACCGCACTACGCCTGCCTGCTACCGTGCCATCCTCGAGTGCGTCGCTGCGCTCAGGGCCAAGTACAGTGGCCAACAaatcgagctgatcgagatCAATCCTAGCCAGCTGCAGACGCTCGAAGTTATGCGTATCTTCCTCCGTCTCTTCACCGCCGACGGCTTCCGCAACCTCGAGGCTTACCTGGGACCCGACAAGCTGATCGCCCAGGTGCAGATGCCCGTCCGACTTAGTCGGATTCCACAATGGTTGCGCGGCGTCATCGTATTCTTTATCCGCTACATCATCCGAGATCGTATCTATGCAGAGCTAGCTGGATCTGCGCGTCGGCTCACGGCTGCCGAGCATGCCGacgtgctcgagcgtcgagagcgTTTCGTTGACAGGTGGAACCACACCATGTGGGAAGACCTCGCACTCGATGCATTCATCGCCCCCACACAAGCTTGTCCCGCAGTCCCGCACGGTGGGGCCAGCCACAATTCAGCGATGGCGGGTTTCACAGTGCTGTACAACATTGTCAAAGCTCCCGTCGCCGTACTCCCCGTTCTACGTGTTGATGTATCACACGATTCGCACCAGGAGAAGCATTACGAGCATGCTTCGCCCGAACAGCGAGCAGCATTCACAAAGTGGGCTCACGATAAGAGGTGGAAGGAGACGAGCAAGGTGTGCAATTTTTTGCTCTACAAGACGGCATACGATGCACAGAAGATGCACGGTCTGCCGGTGGGCGTTCAGGTGGTGACGAGACCCTACCACGATGAAAAGGCGATCGGGATCATGAGGCTGATCGACGAAGCTCTGCCATCGCCGGAGAAGAGAGGAGGAGAGTGGAAGAACAAGATCGACCCACAGGGAAACAGAATACCgcaagaagctgccaagTCGGCTGTTGGATTCGGACCCGGCACTCTTACCAAGGCTTTGTTTCAGTAG